The sequence ATTATGAAATTGGCTACTTCCCTACTATTTACCGAGTATGTCCAAACCGTATCATTAAAGAGGTTGGTCAGGCACCGGTTGCTACTTTATACAACAGTATTAATAGCTGTGAGGTTGCCTTTACAAACAATGACCCGGGCATTTTTGAATATACAGGCCCAACTTCAGGTTGCAGTACTGCAGAATTAACCGTTACCATCCAGAATTTGGGTTTTAACGATTTAACAGCATTTACCATTGCAGCTTATGATGGCGCAACTGAATTAGTATCTTACGACTGGTCAGGTGATTTAGCATTATACGAATTTGCTGATATTAATCTCGGCGATATTACACTTGCTGATGATGATAATGATATTGAAATAAAAATTATTTCTGCAGATGAAAATGATGATAACAATTCAGTAACTGCCAATATTTCTTATGAAAATAACGTAAGTATGATTGTTCATCTTGAAATAAAAACAGATAATTATCCAACACAAATGCGTTGGGATATTATTGATGAAGAAACAGGTGATGAATTATACGATGGCGGACCATACAGCACAGCCGACAAAAATGAAATTGTTTTTGATGAAGATATTACTTTACCTGGATTAGGCTGTTACGGCTTTAATTTTTACGATAATGCCGGTGATGGTATTACCGGAAGCGGATATTACGAACTGACTGACGCTGCAGGAAATATGCTTTCTGATGGTGATGAAAATGTAGGTTTTAAAAAATCTGCTTCATTAAAAGTTACCGGTTTAACTGCAGTTGATGATGTAACGGTTATCAATGCTGATAAGGCTTTCCCTAACCCTGCTGATGCTAATGTTACTTACACGTTGTCTTTAAATAATAATGCAGATGTAAATATTAATGTTGTTGACATTTTTGGTCGCACTATTGATGTTTTAACAAATAGTTCCATGCTTACAGGTGAACATAACTTTACTGTTGATGTAACAGATTATGCTAACGGCATTTATTTTATACAATCAACAATAAACGGAAAAACTGAAAGCACTAAAATTGTAGTGTTGCATTAATTCAAAAAAATAAAAGAATGGAACAGGATGAATTTATTCATCTGAAACCTGAACAAATAAAAAAATCCCGTTGTAGTTTACAACGGGATTTTTTTTATGCAGTAGTTATTCTTTTACAAAAGCACCACTATAAGTAATATTATTATTTGAAACTAACAAATAATACATCCCCTGCGATAATTGGGCAACAGACAACATGGTATTAAGTGATGCATCATATTGTTTGCTCATTATAATTTTTCCGGTTATGTCTATTATTTGCACTTCGGTAATTCCGGAAATTGTAGCGGGTAATATTAATGTAATTTGATTGGTAGCTGGGTTCGGATAAACTGCAATTGCTTCTACATTACTATCATGTATATCAATTCCGCATGGTGTCAGGTAAGCTGCTCCGGGTGAACC comes from Bacteroidota bacterium and encodes:
- a CDS encoding T9SS type A sorting domain-containing protein, which produces MRKIYFGMLLCLAVVGMVQTPANAQLKEGDIAPDWTLTDINGVEWNLYTLLNEGKSVFLDFSAVWCGPCWSYHTGGNLETLYETYGPDGSDEVMVFYIEGDGGSTIDQMNGIGGGTQGNWVAGTPYPMILTHVGDESYNVVSDYEIGYFPTIYRVCPNRIIKEVGQAPVATLYNSINSCEVAFTNNDPGIFEYTGPTSGCSTAELTVTIQNLGFNDLTAFTIAAYDGATELVSYDWSGDLALYEFADINLGDITLADDDNDIEIKIISADENDDNNSVTANISYENNVSMIVHLEIKTDNYPTQMRWDIIDEETGDELYDGGPYSTADKNEIVFDEDITLPGLGCYGFNFYDNAGDGITGSGYYELTDAAGNMLSDGDENVGFKKSASLKVTGLTAVDDVTVINADKAFPNPADANVTYTLSLNNNADVNINVVDIFGRTIDVLTNSSMLTGEHNFTVDVTDYANGIYFIQSTINGKTESTKIVVLH